The sequence GAGCGAGTTCTCTGGCCCGCTGAAGATGGTTGGTCCGGTGCCGGAGAGAGTGTTGCGCCCCGAGCACGTAGATGCCACCGCCCACGGCGCCGTGCTAGTGGGCGGGATAGGGGAGGACCCAGCGGCGCTGACCCGGGCGGCCGAGTTCGGGGCCCAGGGAGTGGTCTTGGGTGGGGTGCCGGGGGCATGGGCTGAAACCCGGCTGCCGCTGCCTGTCGCGGTGGTGGAGGGTTTCGGCCGGGTGCCCATGAACCGGTTGGCCTTCGACCTCATGAATGAGATAGCGGGTAGTGTCGTGTATGTTCTGCGGCGAGGGAGTCGGTGTTGGCTCCTGTCGCCTCAAGACGTCGAGCCAGAGGGGCGCTTCGACCCTGTGGCGGTGAGGCGGCTCGAGGCGGAGGCTGAAGTCCGTCTGGTTGCTGGACCTCAGGCCGGGTCCATCGGTCGCGTAGTGGAGATACTGGCAGGGAGTGGCGAGGCGATCGTACAATTGGGCGGCAAGAGAGTGACCGCTCTGGTGGCGAACTGCGAGTTGGTCTTCCGCTAAGCTCCGGCGCTTTCTGAAGCGAGAGGGCCGGAATCATGCTGTGTGAGCGTGGAGGTAAGAGATGGCTTCGTTGTTCGATAAGGTGCAGACTCTGATCAGCGCCAACTTGCATGCACTCGTGGACAGAGCTCTCCGGTCCAACTCGCTGGCGGTCATAGACGAGTATATCCGCCAGATAGAGAACAGCCTCAGCGACCTGGAGGACGCAGTAGCCACCGTAGGGGGCCAGCTGAAGACGCTGGAACGCAAGTACGAGGAGTACCGAGGCAAGGCGGACGAACTAGACCGCAACATAGACGTGCTCCTGGTAGAAGGACGCGAGGACCTGGCCGTGGCCGCCCAGAGCAAGCTGAACTCCACCCGGCGGCTGGCAGATAGCTATGGCGAGCAGGTGGAACGGCAGCGGGGTGAGTTCCGGCAACTGCAGGATGCCCGGCTCAAACTGGAGGCAAGGCTAGCTACTGTCAAGCAGGAGCGGGAGGAACTGCGGGCTCTGCTGGAGCTGGCACGGTCCAAGGAGATCGCCCAGCAGACGATGGCCTCGCTCGATTCCCTGGTCGGGGTGGGCGATAGCGATGTGGCCCGGGTGGCTGATGCCATACGGGCGCGGCTGGACAAGGCGCAGGCGCGCAGCGAGATGAGCGCTAGCCGGCTGGATGCCCAGATGGACGAGTTGCTGGAGAGGCGGGACATTGACTTGCAGCTGGCCGAGAGGCGGCGCCGGCTCGGTCTGGGCCAGTAAGCCGGAGCGAGGTGGCGCGGTAAGCCGGGCTCAAGGTGACAGATGAACAGGACTAGGCTGGTCTTTGTGCTGGTGCTGGTCGTCGCTCTGGCCATCGTAGGGCTATCCTACCTGATGCGGAGCGACGGCGGGTCCCTTGAGCCCGAGCGGCAGGAGCTGCTCGAGGTCCGAGTGGCCTGTGCCCTGCCGGTGGAGGCCTGGGTGCGGGAGGCTGCCGAAGCCTTCAATGCCGAGGGACATCGCCTCGACGGGGTTCCCATAACGGTCCAGGTGACGGCAGTGGACGGGCTGACGGCTAAGAGCCGGTTCGACCGGGGCGAGTTTGACCCTGTGCCTACGGCGTGGATACCGGACAGCCGGTACCTGGTGGAGCTGGTCAACCTGACTCAGAAGCAGAAGCTGGGTCGGGATGTCTTCCTCACCGATGGGGAGTACCGGGCCCGACCCATAGCCATCTCCCTATTTGCCTGGGGCATCTACGCCAGCCGGGCCGAGGTGTTGCGGGAGCGCTACGGGAAAGTGGACTGGGGCAGCATTCACGATGCCGCGGTGGCCCGAGGTGGCTGGGCCGAGTTGGGAGGTGATCCCTCTTGGGGGTACTTCAAGCTGGTGGTGCCGAACCCGCAGCGGAACGTAGGCGGGCTGGCGGCCATGGTGGCGGCAGCGGGGGAGTACTACCAGAGCACTCGCATCGGGGTAGCGGATGTGACCAACCCCGAGTTCCAGCAATGGCTGGGAGAGCTGATGGGGGCGGTGACGGATTTCAGCAGTCTGAGCGCCTACTCAGCTGAGGACTTGGCCCTATTCGGCTACTCCATGGGCGACGGAGGCCAGCTTCTGGAGAGCGACCTGCTCTCGCACATGGAAGGGATACAGGCCCGCTGGCAGGAGCCACTAGTCATCATCTACCCTGAGTACATCACCTGGTTCGATTTCCCCTTCACCGTCTGGATGGGTCAGGAGACGACGGCGGCGGAGAAGAATGCGGCGCTGGAGTTCGAGCGCTACCTCCTCTCTGAAGAGGTGCAGGCTCAGGCAGTGCTGCACGGGCTGCGGCCCGTGAACACGAGCGTCTCCCTGGACATTGAGGGCAGCCCCTTTGCCCGTTGGCGCGACCAGGGAATCGTGACCGTGGTGCCGCGCGCCTCCGCCATGCGTTCCCCCGACCGCGACACCCTGGACACTCTGGTGCGCTGGTTCGAGCTCAACGTGACCCAGCGCTAAGGAAACGCGCATGCAGGCGCAGAGGTCCCGCACCAATCGCCTCTTGGCGATCCTGATAGCGCTCTTCTTGCTGGTGACGGCGCTCCCGTTCGCTTGCTGGTGGGGCGTCAGCCGCTTGCGAGCCGCCGTCACCCCGCCGGAGCCCACCCTCCGGCTGGCCTACTCGCCGGAGAAGAGAGAGCTGTTGGGGCAGTTGCTGGCCGAGTTCGAGCGACAGGGCCTGCGCACCACCTCGGGAGCACCCATGCGGGTGGCAGCGGTGGAGATGCTGCCGGAGCGCATGGTCAGGCTTGCGGTCGAAGGCCAGGTGGACGCTGTCTGTCCTGATTCCTCGCTGTGGCTCACGGAGACGGACCAGCGCTGGCGGGAGACCTTTCTGCGAGACGGAGTGCTGGTGGGTGAGGCGGTGCGCTTCGCCATCAGCCCCGTGGTGATAGCCATGCGGGAAGACGTGGCTCGCTCTATGGGCTACCCCGATCGCCCCATCGGCTGGATGGACATCCTGGAGCGGGCCCAGACGGAGGAGACATTCAGCTGGAGCCATGCTTCCACCAGCACGGCCAGCGGCCTGCTGGCTACACTGGCCCAGTTCTACGCCGGGGCAGGGAAGACGCGCGGACTCACCATCGAAGATGCCACGGCCCAGAGTACCCTCGACTACGTGGCGGCAGTGGAGGCCACGGTCAGGCACTACGGCGAGGGAGAGCTGGCCACTGTGGAGAGGGCCCTGGAGGAGGGCGAGCTGCGACTGGACGCCTTCGTGGTCCAGGAGCAACTGGTAGTGTACTACAATGGTCGCGGGAGCGACCGACTGGTGGCCGTCTATCCGGCCGAGGGCACTCTCTGGGAGGATCACCCCCTGGCCCTGCTGGAGCACGCGGACCTGGATAACGACGCCAGGGAGACGTTCCAGGCGCTCAAGCGTCACCTGCTTAGCCCGCAGTCTCAGCAGGTAGTGCTGCAGCACGGTTACCGCCCCGCGGACCTCTCGATCCCCCTGACCGGCGAGGGCTCCCCGCTGACTGCCGCCAACGGCGTAGACCCGACCCAGCCCAAGACGGTGTTGCAGATGCCGAGCGCGGCCGTGGTGGACGTGGTAAGGGACGTGTGGTGGTACACTAAGAGGCACACCAACGTGTTCCTGGTGGTGGATACCTCCGGTAGCATGCAGGGGGACAAGCTGGAGAACGCCCGCCTCGGGCTGCAGGCATTCGTAGAAGGCATCCGCGGCGACCAGGAACGGGTGGGCATGATCGAGTTCGCCAGCGAGGTGGGGCGGACCATTCCCCTGGACGAGTTGGGGCGCAACCGGAGGGCACTGGAACAAGCCATCGCCGACCTCTCGGCCGGGGGCAATACGGCACTTCTGGACGCAATTGGGGCGGCGTACGGCCGGCTGCAGAGCCTGGGCGATGCCGAGCGGATCAACGCCATCGTGGTGATGACGGACGGGCGCGAGAATGCCTCCCGGACGCGGCTGCGGGAGCTGCAGATGCGCATTCGGGATGGGAACGCCCGCGGGGTGCCGGTGGTGGTGTTCTGCATCGCCTACGGCAGCGATGCCGATCTCGACACGCTGGCCGCCATCGCGGAGACGAGCGGCGGCCAAGTGCGTCGAGGAGACCTGACCTCGATAGAAGAGCTCTACCGGCTGATCTCCACCTACTTCTGACATCGCCTACCTGAACGCTCGCGCGGCCATGGCGAGCCATCCTCGCGTGGCCTCGGAACGTCACCGTGTCACCTGACTCTCTTCCTCCATCAGCCAGAGCTCCTCGGTGTCTCCCTCATGCCCTTCGCGTCTCCCCCTCCCGTATCGCCCGGAGCCCCCTCGCGTCACTCTGAACCCTCCTGTGTCATCCTGAACCACCGGCGTCGCTCTGAAGACCCTCGCGTTACCCTGAACGAAGTGAAGGGCCTCCGGATTCGGAGACCAGGGTGCCCGCTCTCCTCCGGCCCTTCCCTCGGCATAACGCGCAGAGGCAGACGCAAGCTCGGCCGGAGATGGGGATCGTGGGGACACGTGCATCGGTGGGCACGGGGGCTGGGCTGGCATGCCCAGCCGGCCCGGTACTTGCATGTCTCCGGTATCGAGGTGCTTGTGACCGGTCGGGCCGGCTGCTATAATCGCGCCCGTGCCTCAGGCTCGTGATGCGAACGTGGCCGAGATGCAGGCGCACATCGGCCTCAACGCCCAGTTGCTGGCTCCTCCCGGCACGTATCGGAGCGCCGGGATCAGTGGGTACATCGCCGGCCTGCTGAGCCACCTTCCCGGGGCAGCGCCTGACATGCGGTTCACCGCCTGGCTGCCTCATCGGCGGGACGGTTGGGAGGGCGTGCGGCAGCAGGAGGTGCGCCTGGCGGGCAGCAAAGTAGTGGCGCGGCTGCTATGGGAGCAGACCGCACTGGTGGCAGAGGCCAGGAAGCTAGGGGTGGACCTCCTGCATGGTCTGGCGTTCTCTCTACCCCTAGCCTCATCCATTCCGGCTGTGGTCACCGTGCCGGACATGAGCTTCCGGCTTTTCCCTCGCTATCACGCTCGGGGCCGCCGGGTGTATCTCAACTTGATCACCCGCCTGGCAGTGACCAGGGCGCGGGGAGTGATAGCGATTTCGGAGAGCACCAAGCGCGACGTCTGTCGGTTACTGGCGGTGCCGGCAGACAAGGTCCAGGTGACTTACCTGGGGGTGGCGGATCACTTCAGGCCGCCGAGTCCGGGAGAGCGAGCGGGGTTTCTAGATGAGGTGGGCCTCGGGCGGTACATCTACTACCAGGGCACGCTGGAACCCCGCAAGAACCTTCTCACCCTGGTGGAAGCGTTTCGTCTGTTGCGCCAGTCGGGCTGGGAGGATCACAGACTGGTTCTGGGGGGCGCGCCCGGCTGGGGATACAGGAGCATCTACCAGGCGGTCGAGCGTTATGGGCTAACCGAGGACGTGATCTTTCTGGGCTATGTACCGCCGGAG is a genomic window of Anaerolineae bacterium containing:
- a CDS encoding solute-binding protein yields the protein MNRTRLVFVLVLVVALAIVGLSYLMRSDGGSLEPERQELLEVRVACALPVEAWVREAAEAFNAEGHRLDGVPITVQVTAVDGLTAKSRFDRGEFDPVPTAWIPDSRYLVELVNLTQKQKLGRDVFLTDGEYRARPIAISLFAWGIYASRAEVLRERYGKVDWGSIHDAAVARGGWAELGGDPSWGYFKLVVPNPQRNVGGLAAMVAAAGEYYQSTRIGVADVTNPEFQQWLGELMGAVTDFSSLSAYSAEDLALFGYSMGDGGQLLESDLLSHMEGIQARWQEPLVIIYPEYITWFDFPFTVWMGQETTAAEKNAALEFERYLLSEEVQAQAVLHGLRPVNTSVSLDIEGSPFARWRDQGIVTVVPRASAMRSPDRDTLDTLVRWFELNVTQR
- a CDS encoding VWA domain-containing protein; amino-acid sequence: MQAQRSRTNRLLAILIALFLLVTALPFACWWGVSRLRAAVTPPEPTLRLAYSPEKRELLGQLLAEFERQGLRTTSGAPMRVAAVEMLPERMVRLAVEGQVDAVCPDSSLWLTETDQRWRETFLRDGVLVGEAVRFAISPVVIAMREDVARSMGYPDRPIGWMDILERAQTEETFSWSHASTSTASGLLATLAQFYAGAGKTRGLTIEDATAQSTLDYVAAVEATVRHYGEGELATVERALEEGELRLDAFVVQEQLVVYYNGRGSDRLVAVYPAEGTLWEDHPLALLEHADLDNDARETFQALKRHLLSPQSQQVVLQHGYRPADLSIPLTGEGSPLTAANGVDPTQPKTVLQMPSAAVVDVVRDVWWYTKRHTNVFLVVDTSGSMQGDKLENARLGLQAFVEGIRGDQERVGMIEFASEVGRTIPLDELGRNRRALEQAIADLSAGGNTALLDAIGAAYGRLQSLGDAERINAIVVMTDGRENASRTRLRELQMRIRDGNARGVPVVVFCIAYGSDADLDTLAAIAETSGGQVRRGDLTSIEELYRLISTYF
- a CDS encoding glycosyltransferase family 4 protein; this encodes MAEMQAHIGLNAQLLAPPGTYRSAGISGYIAGLLSHLPGAAPDMRFTAWLPHRRDGWEGVRQQEVRLAGSKVVARLLWEQTALVAEARKLGVDLLHGLAFSLPLASSIPAVVTVPDMSFRLFPRYHARGRRVYLNLITRLAVTRARGVIAISESTKRDVCRLLAVPADKVQVTYLGVADHFRPPSPGERAGFLDEVGLGRYIYYQGTLEPRKNLLTLVEAFRLLRQSGWEDHRLVLGGAPGWGYRSIYQAVERYGLTEDVIFLGYVPPEQSPRWYGGADLFVYPSAYEGFGLSPLEAMACGTPVITADTSSLPEVVGEAGLMVSPGDVRALMEAILRLLSDTNLRTELIGKGLERARKFTWAKTARATSSLYIRCLG